The Aliidiomarina minuta nucleotide sequence GGTTAACTAAGAACGGTTAACTAAGAGCTATTAACTAAGAGGCACTGTATGGCACGCACTATTATTCTGATGATGGATTCCTTCGGTGTTGGTGCCAGTGCAGATGCTGAACAGTTCGGTGACAGCGGCGCCAATACACTAGCGAGCATTGCCCGCCAGGCGGAACTTAACCTGCCCAACCTGGAACGCCGTGGGCTGGCTAAACTGGCCGAACAAGCCAGCGGCGAACACCCCAAAGGGCTTAATTATGCAGGCAGCATAGATGCCCGCTATGGATACGCCCAGGAAATAAGCCATGGTAAAGACACGCCCAGCGGCCACTGGGAAATGGCCGGGGTACCGGTTTTGTTTGACTGGCATTATTTTCCTGAACAGCCGCACTGCTTCCCTGATACTTTTATTGACGCCCTTGTGCAGCGCAATGATTTGCCTGGTGTACTGGGCGAATGCCATGCTTCAGGCACCACTATTTTAGAACAGTTGGGCGAAACCCACTGTAGCAGCGGCCAGCCTATCATTTACACTTCAGCCGACAGTGTTGTGCAAATAGCCGCTCATGAGGAACACTTTGGTGTAGAGCGCCTGTTGGCTCTGTGTGAAGACTGCCGGGCCTTGCTCGACGAAATGCAGCTAAACGTCGGCCGGGTCATTGCCCGACCCTTTATCGGTGACAGTGCAACCACTTTCAAACGCACCGGCAACCGACGGGATTATTCGGTATTGCCCCCTGCCCCTACAGTACTGGATGCCTTAAAAGCAGCCGGAGGCGAAGTTGTCAGTGTAGGTAAAATTGCCGATATTTATGCGCATCAGGGCATTACCCGGAAAATCAAAGCGGACGGTAACCAGGCTTTATTTGACGCAACGCTACAAGCATTCAGAGAAGCTGGCGATAACAGCCTG carries:
- a CDS encoding phosphopentomutase; this encodes MARTIILMMDSFGVGASADAEQFGDSGANTLASIARQAELNLPNLERRGLAKLAEQASGEHPKGLNYAGSIDARYGYAQEISHGKDTPSGHWEMAGVPVLFDWHYFPEQPHCFPDTFIDALVQRNDLPGVLGECHASGTTILEQLGETHCSSGQPIIYTSADSVVQIAAHEEHFGVERLLALCEDCRALLDEMQLNVGRVIARPFIGDSATTFKRTGNRRDYSVLPPAPTVLDALKAAGGEVVSVGKIADIYAHQGITRKIKADGNQALFDATLQAFREAGDNSLIFTNFVDFDSQYGHRRDIPGYAQALNEFDKRLPELDALLLDGDRVFITADHGCDPSFPGSDHTREYVPVICYGPGLSPAELGRRETFADIGQSIASHHGLPALNYGRSFL